A window of the Cannabis sativa cultivar Pink pepper isolate KNU-18-1 chromosome X, ASM2916894v1, whole genome shotgun sequence genome harbors these coding sequences:
- the LOC115697135 gene encoding WAT1-related protein At4g08290 has translation MAGNNSSSVNVYVKSSNEFGDSLSSAGDGRHWELFHKIKPYLLMVGLQFGAAGMYITSMATLNHGMNRYVLIVYRNAVAALVLAPFALIFERKIRPKMTLPIFLQIMALGFLEPIIDQGFGYLGMKYTSASYTSAIMNAVPSVTFLIAVVFRIERIRIKEIRSQAKVIGTIVSFSGALLMTLYKGPVVDLFWTRTTAHQSTDLTHSSDKNWVLGTIFILIGCVAWSCFYVLQSITVKKYPAELSLSTLICLSGALQSTALALVVEHHPSAWAVGWDSRLLAPLYTGIVSSGITYYVQGLVMKTRGPVFVTAFNPLCMVIVAILASIILAEKIHLGSVIGGIIITIGLYSVVWGKNKDYSKSQQGREVLMISPSSVVQVVTHNEQKLPLSNNVGTTVDIAANKSDQQTPTTHHQPN, from the exons atggcTGGTAACAATAGTAGTAGTGTTAATGTTTATGTAAAATCATCAAATGAGTTTGGTGATTCATTATCATCAGCTGGTGATGGTCGCCACTGGGAATTATTCCATAAGATTAAGCCTTATTTGCTAATGGTGGGGTTGCAGTTTGGTGCGGCTGGAATGTACATAACTAGCATGGCTACTCTCAATCATGGCATGAATCGCTACGTACTTATCGTCTATCGTAATGCTGTTGCAGCGCTCGTTCTTGCTCCTTTTGCACTCATTTTCGAAAG GAAAATAAGACCAAAGATGACACTCCCCATCTTCCTCCAGATAATGGCACTGGGATTCTTAGA GCCAATTATTGATCAAGGATTTGGGTACCTTGGAATGAAATACACATCGGCATCATACACATCTGCGATAATGAATGCCGTGCCTTCCGTCACATTTCTCATAGCAGTCGTTTTCag GATAGAGAGAATAAGGATTAAGGAGATAAGAAGTCAAGCAAAGGTGATAGGAACCATAGTGAGCTTCTCAGGGGCTTTACTAATGACACTGTATAAAGGCCCAGTGGTTGACCTGTTTTGGACCAGGACCACAGCCCACCAATCAACTGATCTCACCCATTCCTCTGATAAAAACTGGGTCCTCGGCACTATTTTTATTCTCATTGGCTGCGTTGCCTGGTCCTGTTTCTACGTTTTACAA tCAATTACGGTGAAGAAGTACCCGGCAGAACTGTCTCTGTCTACATTGATATGCTTGTCTGGTGCATTGCAAAGCACAGCATTAGCCTTAGTTGTGGAACATCACCCAAGTGCTTGGGCCGTAGGTTGGGACTCCAGGCTACTTGCTCCTCTCTATACG GGAATTGTTAGCTCTGGAATCACATACTACGTGCAAGGCCTAGTAATGAAAACTAGAGGCCCAGTATTCGTGACAGCATTTAATCCTCTTTGCATGGTCATCGTTGCCATCCTTGCATCAATCATCCTTGCTGAGAAAATTCACCTTGGAAG tGTGATTGGAGGGATTATAATAACAATAGGGCTATATTCGGTGGTGTGGGGCAAAAACAAAGATTATTCCAAGTCACAGCAGGGAAGAGAGGTATTGATGATATCGCCCTCCTCAGTAGTACAAGTAGTAACTCATAATGAACAGAAGCTCCCACTGAGTAATAATGTTGGGACAACAGTTGACATTGCTGCCAACAAGAGCGACCAACAAACTCCTACAACTCATCATCAACCAaattag